ATGGATAACCAAAGACCTTCCCCCGAAGAGGTAAAACAAGTTTTCGATTTGTATTTTAAAGCCGAGATCAATATCTGGAAAGGATTCTCTGAAAAAATTAAAGTAAGGGAATTTAATAAAGCCGATATTATCAAGGAATATAATACCGTAGAACGCTATCTGAATATTATTATTAAAGGATCGGCAGGATTATTTGTCTGGGACGGAAACCGCGATATCTGCATTAATCTCTTATATGAAAATAGTTTTATGAGTGATTATCTTTCTTTCTTGGGACAAAAACCAACCGTAATGAAAGCCGAAGCTCTAGAAGATATTGTACTCTGGTCGATTAACTACGAAGATTTGAATGAATTATACGGAAGATCTGAAACGGGTTTACGCATAGGAAAAGCCATTTCTGAAATGCTTTACATTCGCAAACAAGAAGAACAAATCGGACTTTTAACGCTTGCACCGCAGGAACGTTATCTCAAACTTATAGAATCACGTCCGGCCATTTTTCAGCGTACACCTTTAAAAATTATTGCCTCTTATCTTGGATTAACGGCAGAAAGCCTAAGCCGAATCCGTAAAAGAATTATGGAAAAATGATTTCTTACCCAAAGTCAATTTTGTTTTAAAAAGCAGTTACTAAGTTTGTCTCACCTAATCAAACAAAATAACTTATGACACGTAAAATTAACTTTGGAGCCATCGCAGTATATTATGTAATCGCAGTTATCTGCCGATATATAGCGGTTAAAACGGATTTATTATCTGGAATCGAAAATGGATATGCACAAATTCTTCTTCGCGGCGTAGGACCCGCTTTAGGTGCTTTTGCTGCCATCAAATTGTTTTCGCTTTCGAATCCGCTTTCTTTAAAAGGAATTTACAAAACTGCCGCTTTGCCATTTTTAGTCTATTGGATTCTTCCGGCTTTTTTAATTGCGGGAACGGATTATTTTATGACAGGTAAATTTCCCATTCTGTTAATGTTTACTGTTTTGGTTTACGGACTTTTAGAAGAAATAGGATGGAGAGGATTTCTACAAGAACAATTAAAATCGCTTCCTACTTTTACTTCAACTGTAATTATTGCCATTCTTTGGTTTATATGGCACGTAAATATTGAGATGAATACGCAGTATATGGTCTTCTTAGGAATTATCTTTTTTGGAACTTGGGGAATTGGAAAAATATACAAAAAAACAGGATCATTGCTGGCTGTTGCTGGTGTACATTCGCTAAACAACTTCTTTCGCAATGGAATTCACGATAGAGAATTTATTTTAATTGTTGTTTTATTAGCAGTTTGGATTGGTTTTGTAATTATGTACGACCGTAAAAAGAAACCATCTTTAACTCAGGAAACAGTATGATAATCACGATATTTTATATTTTAATCAGTTTATTAGAAATGCTGGCAGGGAAATAAAAGATTCTCTCCAGCTTTTTTTAAGAGAAAATTAAAAGAGGTTTACGCATAAAATTTTTAATTTTAAGGAAAGTCTAATATTAAAAAATGCTGCAATGCCTTGGAATCCTGAAATCTACAACAAGTTTAAAAATATTCGTTACCAGCCTTTTTACGATTTGATTGATTTAATCGAAGACAACGGAAAAATGAAAAGCATCGATCTGGGCTGCGGAACGGGAGAACAAACCTATATTCTTTCTGAAAAATTTGAATCGGCTTCATTTATAGGAATTGATTCGTCTGAAGAAATGCTGGCTAAATCACAGAATTTGCAAAATGACCGTTTACAATTTAAACTGGGCACGACGGAAGATATTATTGCTTCCAAACAAAAGTGGGATTTAATTTTTAGTAATGCAGCACTTCAATGGTCAGACAATCATAAAGTTCTGTTTTCTGATTTGATTAATTTAGTTGAAAAAAATGGACAATTTGCGGTGCAAATGCCGGTTCAGCCCGATAATGTACTCAATAAAATTCTGTTGGAACTCGTTCAGGAAGAACCTTATACAACCTATTTGAAAGGCTGGAAAAGAGAATCTCCCGTATTAAGCATGGACGAATACGCTCAGATTTTATTTAACGGCGGACTTCAGAATATTCAAATTATGCAGAAGGTTTATCCTATAATCGCTGATGATGCACAGCAATTACTGGATTTTATTTCTGGATCGACATTAGTTCCGTACATGGAAAGGCTTTCGGAAGAACAGCAGCAGACTTTTATAAAAGAATATAAAAAACGCATAGAAAACGCATTTCCAAAGTTTCCAGCGATTTATGCTTTTAAGAGAATATTGCTCTATGGAAAGAAAAAGTAAAATTTGGTGCGATTTTTTGTTAAAATTTTAATTTATAATTAATTGATAATCATTTGAATAGGATTTTAACAAATGGAAATAATATAACTCTTGCTGAAAATTATGTAAACCAATAGGGATTAAAAGAACAAACTTTGTATAAGTAATTTCTGAAAACAGTAACCCCCAAAAATCCCGCATCATGAACAAACAAGGACCTATAGTACTTATTGAGGAAAATAAGGAAAATCGTTTATTATTTGAACAGATTTTCACAGGAATGGAATTGGAAAACGGCCTTCTTTGTTTTGCAACATTTGCTGAAGCACAGAGACATATTATTTCAGAGAAAATAAAACCGTTTTTACTTTTTTCCAATGTTTTGCAGTTTAGCGAAGACCATAAGCAGTCCAGCCACCAAAAAAATATGTTTTTAAAATTGAAATGCCCATGTTTTTATTTTTCAATTTTGTTTACACAATGTTTTGTGGTAGACAGTTCTTCAATACCAGCAAAGAGTTATTTTACAGCTCCGTACAATGAAAACAAATTTACAGAAGTCATCAATTCAATTGTTCGATCATGGCAGGTGAAAAAAGATAAAAAAAAGCCACTTCTGAAGATAGCATAAATAGAAAAACAAAAGCCTGATGTAACTCAGGCTTTTTTTATGCCAGCCTGTTTTTTATACAATTCATTCTTAAGATTTTCAGGATTCCCATATTGGCTTTAAAATTAACATTTTAGCATTCTCAAAATACAATTAAAGTGCTCGATAATTTGTAATTTGAAATTCAAATACATTTTATGATGAAAAAATTACGAATAGCACTTATCAATATACACGGACTTTTAAAAGGTTCTGGACTCGAAATTGGACGCGATGCCGACAATGGAGGACAGACTAAATATATTTTTGAATTAGCAGAATTCTTATCACAACATGAAGATGTCGAACACGTACATCTTTTTACCCGCTTAATAGACGATCCCTCACTTTCACCAGAATATGCCGTTCCTGTTGAAATTCTTAATGACAAATTAGACATCAGACGTATTCCGTTTCTTGGGAAAAAATACAGAGCAAAAGAACAGCTCTGGGAAGGTCTTGACACTTTCGTGAATGGTGTTATGCAGCATATCAAACAATATAATATTTTTCCAGACTGGATTCATTCACATTATGCCGATGCGGGTTACGCTGCTGCGGAATTATCTTCGGTTTTAAATATTCCATTTGCACATACCGGACATTCATTAGGTTTTTATAAAAAGAAAAAATTACTCGAAGCCGGAAATCCAGAAGACGAACTCGAAAAGAAGTTCAAGTTCAAAGCCCGAATTGCAGCCGAAGAACGAACTCTTGAACTGGCTGAATTTATTGTTACTTCTACCGAGCAGGAAATTGAAACCTATAAAGCCTATAAAAATTTTGAACTCGGAAAATACCATGCGATTTCTCCAGGAATCGATACGCGAAAGTTTGTTCCCTATTATTTTCAAGAAAATGATTCGGAAAAACATATGGAAGAAGCACAGCGAAAATACTGGGTTGCCGAAACTATTTCAAAATTCCTGACCAATCCGCATAAACCTATTATTCTGGCACTTTCGAGACCTGACCGACACAAAAACTTGAATACTTTAATTGAAGTGTACGGAAAAGACAAAGAACTGCAGAGTATTGCCAATCTGGTCATTTTTGCCGGAATCCGAAAAGACATTGCTAAAATGCCGGAATCCGAAAAAAACGTTCTAACCGATTTACTTCTCTTAATGGACAAATACGATTTATACGGAAAAATGGCCATCCCGAAAAAGCATGATGTCGAAAATGAAGTTTCGATTATTTACCGTTATGCTGCCGAAAAAAGAGGTGTTTTTGTGAATTTAGCTTTGCATGAAAACTTCGGCTTGACCGTTATCGAATCTGCTAGTTCGGGACTTCCGGTTGTGGTGACGAAAAATGGAGGACCGTCGGAAATTATTCCAGTCTGCCAAAACGGAGAATTGGTAAATCCGCAGGAAGAAAGCCAGATTAAAAAAGCACTCCGCAATATTCTTACTGATGAAAATCAATGGAAATATTATTCGAATAACGGAGCAATCAATATTCAAAAACATTACAGCTGGATCAGCCATGTTAATCAATATGTTGAATTGGTTAATGAAAACCTTTCTTTATCATCTGGCGCGGGAATCAAAAAACAGCATTATCCAAATATCAATATCAGCCGTTTAAAACGAAAAATTGATAATCTATTAGTTTCAGATATTGACGGAACACTGATCGAACCTAAACTTGAAAATCCAGGTTTAATAGAATTAAAAACACATTTAATCAACCGAACCGATAAAATGGCTTTTGCCATGGCATCTGGAAGGAATTTAGCATTGGTTAAAAAAGTGATCGATGAAGAACAATTTCCGCTTCCGGATTTTATTATCTGTTCGGTTGGAACCGAAATTTATTATACCAACGGAAAAGAATATATTCTCGATAAAGGCTGGGCGAAATTCTTATCCGGCCGCTGGAAAAGAGAAGAAATTGTGAATAAACTCAATGGCGTTAAATGGATTAAACTTCAAGAAGAAGAGGCGCAAAACCCGTATAAAATCTCCTATTATTACGATAAGGAACAGTACGATCACGATGAATTAATTCGGGTTTTAGGAACGGGCTGGTACAAAGTCAACATTATTGCGAGTCACGGTCAGTATTTGGATTTTATTCCCAAGAGAGCTTCTAAGGGAAATGCGATTAAATTCTTGTGCCGAAAATGGTCGATTCCATTAGGAAATGTTATTGCTGCAGGAGATTCTGGAAATGATGTTGACATGTTTAGAGGTCCCGTAAAAGGAATTATTGTGGGAAACAGAAGTGCAGAACTAGCAGAGTACGAAACCACAAAAAGTATTTACGTAGCCAAAACCGCTGCATCAGCCGGAATTTTAGAAGGTTTGAAATATTATAAAATCATAAAGTAAAATTGGTTTACTTAAAAAATATAAGCACATAGAAACATAGCACAACGGCAACTTGTCAAAGTTTCAAACTTTGACAAGTTCATCAGATTTAAAATTTAAGCGAATTCGTGAATTCGTGGCTATAAAAAATACTAACAGATTAAATAAGTAATAAAATGTATTCAGGTTCAGGATTTAGCAACTGGGAAATTGGAGATGTTGATGTATTTATAGATGAAAAAGGAATTCATCATTTATTTCATTTAATTATTCCTAATCACGATTATATTGCGCATGCCGTTTCAAATGACGGTTTATCGTGGAAAAGAGTTAAAAATGCTCTTTTTGTGGGCGATCCCGGAGAATGGGACGACGATATGCTGTGGACGATGCACGTGAGCAAAAAATCAGAAGGAGAAGGTTATGAAATGTATTATACCGGATTAAAACGTCAGGATAAAGGAATTGAACAAAAAATTGGAAGAGCCGTTTCTACCGATTTAATTAATTGGAAAAAAGAAAACCTCTACGGACTTCCTTTTAAAAGTGAAGCACCACATTATGAAGGCCCAAACAACAATCCGCGCCAATGGATTAGTTTTCGAGATCCGTTTAAATACCAATACAAAGGCGAAGATTATTTATTAATCTGTGCCAGAAGTGCTTCTGGTCCAACTTATCGCAGAGGCTGTATTGGCGTGGCAAAAAGAGATGAAACCGGATTTGTGCTGCAGAAACCGCTTCATATTCCGTATGTGTATGATGACGTAGAATGTCCGTGTGTGTTTGAAATCAAAGGAACGCATTATTTATTGGGATCAATTCGGGAAGATATTAAAGTCCGTTATTGGTCGGCGCCGGAATTTAGAGGAGAATATTGTGCTTTTCATAACAATGTATTAATGCCGCAGGGAAATTATGCCGCCAGAGTAGTAAAAGACGGAAAGCATTTCTTGGTCTACAATTTTTATTTTGCCGATGGAAATGTCAATACACACCGCGTGATTCCGCCGCCAAAAGAATTAGGAACCGATAAAAGCGGGAGACTTTTGCTTAAAACGTATTATTACTGGGAAAAACTCTATCAGAAAACCATATTGCAGAAAGATTTACCGCATCCGCTTCCTATTTTAGGAAACCCAACAGCTGATTTTGTTTTAGAAAGTGAAAATAAATGGCGTTTTGGCTGCCGCAGCGGTTATGAAATTTATTGTTTTGAAAAACCTTCAATGGATTTTGTCTGGGAAGGAACTCTTGCAGTAGAAGGAATGGGAAAAACTGGTTTTGTTATTGAATGTGACAAAGAAGGAACGGGATATTACATTTCAATTGATTTTATGAATGGTTTTGTACAGTTTAGGGCGTGGGGATTTAATGAAAAAGACGTCAAAAACAATTTTATATTCGAGAATATCCAAACGAATCAATTTGAAATAGGAGAGGAGAAACAAATCTATTTTAAAATTATCCGATACGGAAACTATTACGAATTGTCGATTAATGACATCGTAAAACTAACGCTGCTTGATTTTAAATACTCCGAAGGAAAAGTCGGTATTTACGTCTGTTCCGCTGTAATATCGATTAGTGATTCAAAAATTCATGTGATACCAGAACCGGAAAACGAATATGCCGCTTCAGATCCTGAAAAGTATATGAAAGATTATAGCAGAATTGTTCAGATTCAATAAAACAAAATCCGTATCACTTCGATACGGATTTTTGCTTTTTATGATTTAGTATTGGGCAGAATATCATCAATAATAATTTTCTGAACTTCGGCTGCTTTTTCGGTTAATACCGAATGTCCTGCGTCTTTAAAAGTATAAATCTGTTTTTTGGGCGCTTTTAAAATAGTATAGTATTCTTTAGCAATTGTAAAGTTGGTTTGTAAATCCTTTTCTCCCAAAATGAAATATACCGGACATTTTACTTTCGGAAGCTGTACAAAGAGATTTTGTTTGATAGCGTCGTTCCAAGTAGGTAACCAATTGTCTGACCATGATTTTAAATACTGTTTCACAACCGCAGTGTCTTTGGCAGCGAAAGGTTGTCCGTCATAATCAAACATCCATTTTCTGGAATAATAAATCTGGTCGGAATTATCAAACGGAATTTTTACCGTTTTTAATTCTTTCAGCGCTTCTGTATTTTGTTTTTCCTTGGCGTTTTGTATCAATTTATCCAAAACTATCTGTTCGCTTTTAGTCTGATTTACCACAGGACTGAACGCGATATAAGCGTGAAGAAGTTCAGGATGTTTTTCGGCCATTTTAAAACCTAAAACAGTTCCCCACGATTCGCCAACAAGATAAAGTTTCTTTTTATTGAATTTTTTCAAAAGCTGGGTGATAACTTCATAAGTATCATTTTCTACCAGCTGAAGCGTATTCGGAACAGTAGATTTATTCAAAGCCATTGTTCTTCCAGCATCTCGCTGATCCCATTGAACCACCATAAAGTGTTTTTGAAGTTCATTGCTGAAAGTTTCAGCTTGATTCATTCTAGAACTTCCAGGTCCGCCGTGAAGAAACAAGATTATAGGAGCATCTTTTGTCCCTTTGTATGAAATGATTTGTTTGATTTTCCCAACAGATAAAGTATCGTATTGCGGCTGTGTCTGAGCAGATAAAAAAGTAGTAAAAAACAGAAGGTTAAATAAACTAAAGTAGATTTTGTTCTTCATAATGTAATGGATTTAATTGGCTTTTAATCAGTTTAATGGCGAGCTAATGTATTAAAAAACTTTGAAAATTGTAAGCAATATAGTATAAGAAAATAAAAAGGTTTTAAAGCTTAATTCTCTCAAATTCAATAGTAATATTTTAATGGCTTGTATTGTAAACACAGGGATTCTCAATTTTTATGAAAAGATTACCATCGAAAAATTTGTCTACCTACTAGTTAATAGTTAATTTTGTTAAAAAATAAATCATGTCTACAAAAGAGCAAATAATAGAATTAGCAGATGTATTAATCAGAGCAAAAGGATATAATGCTTTCAGCTTTTATGATATTTCTGAAAAAGTGGGAATCAAAACGGCTTCGATACATTATCATTTTCCTTCAAAATCTGATTTGGGCGTTGCCGTTATCGAAAAAAGTATTCTCAATCTGGAAAAAGTAGCCCAAACTTATGAAGACAAATCGCCTGTAGAAAAACTGGAAAGATTCTTTACGATTTATTCGGATATATTGAATGAGAAAGAGATTTGTATTGTCGGTTCGCTTTCAACTGATTTTAATACACTTGATGAAAAGGTACAGGAAAAGCTTAAAGTTTTTTCGGGTGAAATGATTCGCTGGGTAAGTTCTTTTCTGGAAGAAGGAAGAAACCAAAAGATTTTTGCTTTTGAAGACGAACCCAGAACCAGAGCGTTGCTGTTGATTACGAATATGATTTCTATTGTGCAACTTTCGAGACTTACAGGAAAAGAAGATTTTGCTATTGTAAAAGACAGCATTAAAAAACAACTTATTAGATAATTATTTAGATAAAAAAATATGAAACGAGTAGTAATTACCGGTTTAGGAGCGTTGACTCCGATTGGGAACAATGTAAATGATTTTTGGGAATCTCTGGTAAATGGTGTCAGCGGCGCTGCGCCAATTACAAAATTTGATACCACAAAATTCAAAACCAAATTTGCCTGCGAATTGAAAGACTTTAATCCGCTGGATTATATCGAAAAGTCAGAAGCCAGAAAATATGATTTGTTTACGCAGTATGCTTTAATTTCTGTAGAAGAAGCAATACAAAATGCTGAAATTAATTTCGATAACCTCAACAAAAATAGAATTGGGGTGATCTGGGGTTCTGGTAATGGCGGAATTGGAACTTTTCAGGAACAGCTTATGGAATTTGCTAAAGGCGATGGAACACCAAGATTTAACCCATACTTTATTCCGAAGATGATTGTAGATATTGCTTCGGGCGTGATTTCTATTAAATATGGTTTACGAGGAATTAATTATACAACGGTTTCGGCTTGTGCAACTTCCAATACGGCAATTATTGATGCTTTTAATTATATCCGCTGGGGAAAAGCAGATATGATTATTACAGGAGGTTCTGAAGCACCAATTAATGAAACAAGTGTTGGAGGATTTAATGCTTCAAAAGCGTTATCTACGTTAAACGATACTCCAGAAATAGCTTCACGTCCGTTTGATGTAAACAGAGACGGTTTTGTGATGGGAGAAGGAGCGGGAGCTATTATTTTAGAAAGCTACGAACATGCCATCAGCAGAAATGCACCAATTATTGCAGAAATTGTTGGAGGCGGAATGGCGGCTGATGCGTATCATCTTACCGGAACCCATCCAGAAGGCGAAGGAGCATATTTAGGAATGCTGGCTGCACTTGAAGATGCCGAGATTTCGATCGATCAAATTGATTATATCAATACACATGCTACCTCAACTCCGCAGGGAGATAACAGCGAATTAAAAGCGGTTGAAAGAGTATTTGGACGAGAAAATCATCTAAATATCAGTGCGACAAAATCAATGACAGGACATCTTCTAGGTGCTGCGGGCGCTATTGAGGCGATTGCTTGTATAAAAGCCGTTCAGAATAATATTGTACCGCCAACTATTAATTCGGTTGAAATAGAACCTGCTTTTAAGGATATTTTCAATTTAACTTTAGGAAAAGCACAGGAAAAAGAAATCAATTACGCCATGAGTAATACTTTTGGTTTTGGCGGTCATATTGCGACTACTATTTTTAAAAAGTTTTCTGAAGAATAAGCAGAAAAACGTCACATAATTTTAAGAAAGGATTTTGGACTAATAGCTTCAGAATCCTTTTTTGTATTTCAAAACGTCTTCTTTTTCTGCCAATATTAAAAAATCATTAAATGAATGTGTGAGCAAAATAATGAAACTCTGTTTGCGGTAATTTTGTAAGGATTCTTTTCCAATTTAAAATTATACTATGAGCACTGTTTTGATTACAAGATTAAGGAATGGAGACGATTCTTGCTTTAAAGAAATCTATGAATTATATCATTTTAAAGTTTTTTGTTTTGTTAAGAAATATGCCGCTCAGCAGTCAGATACCGAAGATATTACCCAAAATGTCTTTATTCATCTTTGGAAATACCGCAGTAAAATTGATCCTTCTGTAGAACTTGATTCCATTTTATTTAAAAGCTGTAAACAGGAAATTTCCAAATGGTACAAAAAGCAAAACCGTATTCTTTCCGTTGAAGATACTCAGTTAATCAAAGAACTTGACAGCAACGAAGAAGCTGAGGTAAACCTGACTTCAAAGCTTGAAAAAATTGAGCATTTGCTGCAGCAGATTCCAGAGAAAAGAAGAAAAATTTTTACCCTTCATAAGTTTGATGAAATGAGCTACAAAGAGATTGCCGACGAAATGGGAATGTCTCAAAGCGCTGTTGCCAACCAGATTTCAAAAACACTCCAGTATCTTAAAAAGAATTCTGTAAAAAGCCACGAATTGTATTGGTTTGCATTGGTTTTTATCAATCACTGCCATTCCATAAATGCTTTTACTGATTTTTCATAAAGTCCTAAAGCGGTTTTGTATAGAAATGTATCGGGATTGTAAAGGAATTGTAACGTGATTTTTGGGCTTATTTTTTAAGATGTTGAATTTTACAGGGTTAAAGAAAATATAGGTTTTTTAGTGTATTAATAAATCATTAAGAGTGAAATTGCCCGTGATTTTTTAGAGTAAAGCTGTCTAATGTAGGTTGACAGGAGATTTTGAGGATTTTCCTGGAACATTAATTTTTACTCTTATAAAATGAAATTGAACGGACTAAAAGAAGAATGGGACGAATTACCACAGAAAGGAATATTTCCCGAAGATATAAAACTACGAATGTGGGATGTCGTTGCATCGGCTACTATTAACAAGCGCAGAAATATATACCGCAGCGTAATGGCCGCCTGCGCAGTTCTTCTTATTTCGCTTGCTGGATTTCAGTTTTATTTTGGATTCCAATCTGTAAAAACTGCTGGAGTGGTTACACAAACGTATCCGCAGGACATCAGATTAATTCGCTTGTCTGATGGAACTCGTGTCTGGGTTAACGAAAACACTCAAATTGAATATCCAGAAAAGTTTGCAGACAACGAACGAATCATCAAATTAAAAGGAGAAGCTTTTTTTGAAGTGGCAAGAGATACGACACGCCCTTTTATTATCAGTTCTGGAAATATCAAAACTACCGTTTTAGGAACTTCATTTGATGTAAAAGCGTATGGAAATATTGCTGAGGTAAATGTAAGAACCGGAAAAGTAAAAGTAGAGAGCAGCCAGAATGCTGTTTTTCTCGAAAGAGGTTACGCCGCCATATTTGTTCCAAAAGAAAACATAGTTCAAAAACGTAAAGCTTTGGTTATTGATCCTGAGTGGAAAAATTCTCTTATCGATGTCGACGGTTTAAGCCTTGAAGCCGTTATCGAAAAACTTAAAACAAACCACGGATTTACGTTTAAATATGCCAGTGAGGATTTGAAAAAACTTCAAGTAAAAGGAACTCTTGATACCAGACAAGGTGTTCCAGAATTACTGCAGACGATTGCTTTTGCATTAGAAATTACCATTAAACCTGTTGGTAATGATACCTACGTTGTAAGCCGATAATCAGCCGCCGTAAAAGGTCTGCTGAACCTTATATCCTATAATCCAGAAAAAAAATATACACAACCAAAAACAAATTATTTATTATGAATGATTATTTTAGGCAGTTTCCTATTGCCATACAAATTCTGTTTTTCAGCATTTTCTTTTCAATCACAAGTGCCTATTCTCAGTCGGGTGCTGTTTCTGTTGATTTTAAAAATGTCTCTCCGCAGGAAGTTTTTGAAAACTTAGAATCCAGAACGCCGTATCGTTTTATTTATCAAAAAGATATGGATTTAAGCAAACCGCTTATTGATCTTAAAAAAGAGAATATTTCAAT
This is a stretch of genomic DNA from Flavobacterium endoglycinae. It encodes these proteins:
- a CDS encoding TetR/AcrR family transcriptional regulator; translated protein: MSTKEQIIELADVLIRAKGYNAFSFYDISEKVGIKTASIHYHFPSKSDLGVAVIEKSILNLEKVAQTYEDKSPVEKLERFFTIYSDILNEKEICIVGSLSTDFNTLDEKVQEKLKVFSGEMIRWVSSFLEEGRNQKIFAFEDEPRTRALLLITNMISIVQLSRLTGKEDFAIVKDSIKKQLIR
- a CDS encoding RNA polymerase sigma factor encodes the protein MSTVLITRLRNGDDSCFKEIYELYHFKVFCFVKKYAAQQSDTEDITQNVFIHLWKYRSKIDPSVELDSILFKSCKQEISKWYKKQNRILSVEDTQLIKELDSNEEAEVNLTSKLEKIEHLLQQIPEKRRKIFTLHKFDEMSYKEIADEMGMSQSAVANQISKTLQYLKKNSVKSHELYWFALVFINHCHSINAFTDFS
- the fabF gene encoding beta-ketoacyl-ACP synthase II, translating into MKRVVITGLGALTPIGNNVNDFWESLVNGVSGAAPITKFDTTKFKTKFACELKDFNPLDYIEKSEARKYDLFTQYALISVEEAIQNAEINFDNLNKNRIGVIWGSGNGGIGTFQEQLMEFAKGDGTPRFNPYFIPKMIVDIASGVISIKYGLRGINYTTVSACATSNTAIIDAFNYIRWGKADMIITGGSEAPINETSVGGFNASKALSTLNDTPEIASRPFDVNRDGFVMGEGAGAIILESYEHAISRNAPIIAEIVGGGMAADAYHLTGTHPEGEGAYLGMLAALEDAEISIDQIDYINTHATSTPQGDNSELKAVERVFGRENHLNISATKSMTGHLLGAAGAIEAIACIKAVQNNIVPPTINSVEIEPAFKDIFNLTLGKAQEKEINYAMSNTFGFGGHIATTIFKKFSEE
- a CDS encoding methyltransferase domain-containing protein; protein product: MPWNPEIYNKFKNIRYQPFYDLIDLIEDNGKMKSIDLGCGTGEQTYILSEKFESASFIGIDSSEEMLAKSQNLQNDRLQFKLGTTEDIIASKQKWDLIFSNAALQWSDNHKVLFSDLINLVEKNGQFAVQMPVQPDNVLNKILLELVQEEPYTTYLKGWKRESPVLSMDEYAQILFNGGLQNIQIMQKVYPIIADDAQQLLDFISGSTLVPYMERLSEEQQQTFIKEYKKRIENAFPKFPAIYAFKRILLYGKKK
- a CDS encoding Crp/Fnr family transcriptional regulator encodes the protein MDNQRPSPEEVKQVFDLYFKAEINIWKGFSEKIKVREFNKADIIKEYNTVERYLNIIIKGSAGLFVWDGNRDICINLLYENSFMSDYLSFLGQKPTVMKAEALEDIVLWSINYEDLNELYGRSETGLRIGKAISEMLYIRKQEEQIGLLTLAPQERYLKLIESRPAIFQRTPLKIIASYLGLTAESLSRIRKRIMEK
- a CDS encoding CPBP family intramembrane glutamic endopeptidase — encoded protein: MTRKINFGAIAVYYVIAVICRYIAVKTDLLSGIENGYAQILLRGVGPALGAFAAIKLFSLSNPLSLKGIYKTAALPFLVYWILPAFLIAGTDYFMTGKFPILLMFTVLVYGLLEEIGWRGFLQEQLKSLPTFTSTVIIAILWFIWHVNIEMNTQYMVFLGIIFFGTWGIGKIYKKTGSLLAVAGVHSLNNFFRNGIHDREFILIVVLLAVWIGFVIMYDRKKKPSLTQETV
- a CDS encoding glycoside hydrolase family protein, with the protein product MYSGSGFSNWEIGDVDVFIDEKGIHHLFHLIIPNHDYIAHAVSNDGLSWKRVKNALFVGDPGEWDDDMLWTMHVSKKSEGEGYEMYYTGLKRQDKGIEQKIGRAVSTDLINWKKENLYGLPFKSEAPHYEGPNNNPRQWISFRDPFKYQYKGEDYLLICARSASGPTYRRGCIGVAKRDETGFVLQKPLHIPYVYDDVECPCVFEIKGTHYLLGSIREDIKVRYWSAPEFRGEYCAFHNNVLMPQGNYAARVVKDGKHFLVYNFYFADGNVNTHRVIPPPKELGTDKSGRLLLKTYYYWEKLYQKTILQKDLPHPLPILGNPTADFVLESENKWRFGCRSGYEIYCFEKPSMDFVWEGTLAVEGMGKTGFVIECDKEGTGYYISIDFMNGFVQFRAWGFNEKDVKNNFIFENIQTNQFEIGEEKQIYFKIIRYGNYYELSINDIVKLTLLDFKYSEGKVGIYVCSAVISISDSKIHVIPEPENEYAASDPEKYMKDYSRIVQIQ
- a CDS encoding alpha/beta fold hydrolase, which codes for MKNKIYFSLFNLLFFTTFLSAQTQPQYDTLSVGKIKQIISYKGTKDAPIILFLHGGPGSSRMNQAETFSNELQKHFMVVQWDQRDAGRTMALNKSTVPNTLQLVENDTYEVITQLLKKFNKKKLYLVGESWGTVLGFKMAEKHPELLHAYIAFSPVVNQTKSEQIVLDKLIQNAKEKQNTEALKELKTVKIPFDNSDQIYYSRKWMFDYDGQPFAAKDTAVVKQYLKSWSDNWLPTWNDAIKQNLFVQLPKVKCPVYFILGEKDLQTNFTIAKEYYTILKAPKKQIYTFKDAGHSVLTEKAAEVQKIIIDDILPNTKS
- a CDS encoding HAD-IIB family hydrolase, yielding MMKKLRIALINIHGLLKGSGLEIGRDADNGGQTKYIFELAEFLSQHEDVEHVHLFTRLIDDPSLSPEYAVPVEILNDKLDIRRIPFLGKKYRAKEQLWEGLDTFVNGVMQHIKQYNIFPDWIHSHYADAGYAAAELSSVLNIPFAHTGHSLGFYKKKKLLEAGNPEDELEKKFKFKARIAAEERTLELAEFIVTSTEQEIETYKAYKNFELGKYHAISPGIDTRKFVPYYFQENDSEKHMEEAQRKYWVAETISKFLTNPHKPIILALSRPDRHKNLNTLIEVYGKDKELQSIANLVIFAGIRKDIAKMPESEKNVLTDLLLLMDKYDLYGKMAIPKKHDVENEVSIIYRYAAEKRGVFVNLALHENFGLTVIESASSGLPVVVTKNGGPSEIIPVCQNGELVNPQEESQIKKALRNILTDENQWKYYSNNGAINIQKHYSWISHVNQYVELVNENLSLSSGAGIKKQHYPNINISRLKRKIDNLLVSDIDGTLIEPKLENPGLIELKTHLINRTDKMAFAMASGRNLALVKKVIDEEQFPLPDFIICSVGTEIYYTNGKEYILDKGWAKFLSGRWKREEIVNKLNGVKWIKLQEEEAQNPYKISYYYDKEQYDHDELIRVLGTGWYKVNIIASHGQYLDFIPKRASKGNAIKFLCRKWSIPLGNVIAAGDSGNDVDMFRGPVKGIIVGNRSAELAEYETTKSIYVAKTAASAGILEGLKYYKIIK